From uncultured Methanobrevibacter sp., a single genomic window includes:
- a CDS encoding metallophosphoesterase — protein MTFIAHISDLHVSASEFNEEIFMKAVAEINHLQPDMIILTGDLTEHGYYKEFQQATKYLEMFEAPLFAVPGNHDSRNLGYQSFEELVGEKSWKLTFGEKYTVVGLDSSSPDENKGHIGTPQHLWLEHQLDECVINDHFSIVALHHHIVPIPQTGRERNVLSDAGDILKTLTTHEVDLVLSGHKHVPNIWKINETVVVNAGSLCSSKLRGKIKNSYNVYHITDTDIEIYLNNVGGEKFLFGKYPINTI, from the coding sequence ATGACATTTATTGCACACATTTCCGATTTGCATGTAAGTGCGTCAGAGTTTAATGAAGAAATATTCATGAAAGCTGTAGCTGAAATCAATCACTTACAACCGGACATGATAATATTGACCGGGGATCTCACTGAACATGGTTATTATAAAGAGTTTCAACAGGCAACCAAATATCTTGAAATGTTTGAAGCACCATTATTTGCCGTTCCAGGAAACCATGATTCACGTAATTTAGGTTATCAAAGTTTTGAAGAATTAGTCGGTGAAAAAAGCTGGAAACTTACATTTGGTGAAAAATATACAGTTGTCGGTCTTGACAGCAGTTCTCCTGATGAAAACAAGGGGCATATCGGAACTCCTCAACATTTGTGGCTGGAACACCAGCTGGATGAGTGTGTCATAAACGATCATTTTTCCATTGTAGCTCTGCACCATCATATTGTTCCGATTCCTCAGACAGGACGTGAACGTAATGTATTGTCTGATGCGGGAGATATTCTAAAGACATTAACAACCCATGAAGTCGACCTTGTTTTATCCGGACACAAGCATGTGCCGAATATTTGGAAAATAAACGAAACAGTCGTTGTCAATGCAGGTTCATTGTGTTCATCAAAGCTGAGAGGAAAAATCAAAAATTCATATAATGTTTACCATATTACAGACACAGACATTGAAATTTATCTAAATAATGTCGGTGGTGAAAAATTTTTATTTGGAAAATATCCAATAAATACCATATAA
- the argJ gene encoding bifunctional ornithine acetyltransferase/N-acetylglutamate synthase has translation MDFIKDLDGGFSVIDNVKVSGAREGKYGVTIILCPNSTASAVFTSNKVVAAPVKYTKNVVKNGKVSAVFVNSGNANCFTGDQGIKDCETLVELVSRDLKIPKEEIAISSTGVIGREMPIDIISKVAYESLSKLGDEPENSLAAAKAIMTTDTFPKECAVEVTLTTGETVKIAGITKGSGMIAPNMGTMLSFVVTDAAVPADEIKKALKQAADVSFNMIVVDGDESTNDTCLMMANGASGVDVVKEGKMDENFQEALNYLCIDLAKKMARDGEGATKFIEANVVGAKDDNDARLAAKSIISSSLFKSAVFGGDPNWGRIVSAIGYSGCDLNPDIVTISIADDVDDVDLVRKGEILAFEDTPYLERAEKIMQSKNVTVNIDMFLGDGQATAWGCDLTYDYVKINAEYTT, from the coding sequence ATGGATTTTATTAAAGATTTAGATGGCGGATTTTCCGTAATTGATAATGTTAAAGTATCTGGAGCTCGTGAAGGAAAGTATGGTGTTACTATTATCCTTTGCCCTAACAGTACTGCTTCAGCGGTATTTACTTCAAACAAAGTTGTAGCTGCTCCTGTTAAATACACTAAAAATGTTGTCAAGAATGGAAAAGTTTCTGCTGTTTTTGTAAATAGTGGAAATGCTAACTGTTTTACCGGAGATCAGGGCATTAAAGATTGTGAAACTTTAGTTGAACTTGTCTCCCGTGATTTGAAAATACCTAAAGAGGAAATTGCGATTTCTTCAACAGGTGTTATTGGTCGTGAAATGCCTATCGATATAATTTCCAAAGTCGCATATGAATCACTTTCAAAATTAGGCGACGAACCGGAAAATTCTCTTGCTGCTGCAAAAGCTATCATGACAACAGATACTTTTCCGAAGGAATGTGCAGTGGAAGTCACATTAACTACTGGTGAAACCGTAAAAATTGCAGGTATCACAAAAGGAAGCGGCATGATTGCTCCGAATATGGGTACAATGCTGTCATTTGTTGTAACTGATGCAGCAGTTCCTGCTGATGAAATTAAAAAAGCATTAAAGCAGGCAGCGGATGTCAGTTTTAACATGATAGTTGTTGACGGCGATGAAAGTACAAACGACACATGTTTAATGATGGCCAACGGTGCATCAGGTGTTGACGTTGTTAAAGAAGGCAAAATGGATGAGAATTTCCAGGAAGCGCTGAATTATCTGTGTATCGATCTTGCTAAAAAGATGGCTCGTGATGGTGAAGGAGCAACTAAATTCATAGAAGCTAATGTTGTCGGCGCAAAAGATGACAATGACGCAAGACTGGCTGCAAAATCAATTATTTCTTCAAGTTTATTCAAATCAGCAGTATTTGGTGGTGATCCAAATTGGGGAAGAATCGTTTCAGCTATAGGATACTCCGGCTGTGATTTAAATCCTGATATTGTGACAATTTCAATTGCTGATGATGTGGATGATGTTGATTTGGTTAGAAAAGGTGAAATTCTGGCTTTTGAAGACACACCGTACCTTGAAAGAGCAGAAAAGATAATGCAATCCAAAAATGTGACTGTCAATATTGACATGTTTCTAGGTGACGGTCAGGCTACAGCATGGGGTTGTGATTTAACTTATGATTATGTAAAAATTAATGCAGAATACACCACTTAA
- a CDS encoding virulence factor TspB C-terminal domain-related protein has protein sequence MGKSVSFSFKCLCNFLQYFRNINLLRTFLNTGFTFAAV, from the coding sequence ATTGGTAAATCCGTATCCTTCAGTTTCAAATGTCTTTGCAACTTCCTTCAATACTTCAGGAATATTAATCTGCTGAGGACATTCCTCAATACAGGTTTCACATTCGCTGCAGTCTGA
- a CDS encoding nascent polypeptide-associated complex protein produces MIPGMNKKQMKQMERQMKKMGMKMDELEGVREVIIRFDEKELIIDNPSVSLMNVMGQETYQIEGKAREVELDYEIEIPDEDVEMVANSANVSEDEARAALEECKGDLAEAIMKLNQ; encoded by the coding sequence ATGATACCTGGTATGAATAAAAAACAAATGAAACAGATGGAAAGACAGATGAAAAAGATGGGAATGAAAATGGACGAGCTTGAAGGTGTCCGTGAAGTCATTATCCGCTTTGACGAAAAAGAATTAATCATCGACAATCCTAGTGTAAGCCTAATGAATGTAATGGGTCAGGAAACTTACCAGATTGAAGGTAAAGCACGTGAAGTAGAACTTGACTATGAAATTGAAATTCCTGATGAAGATGTTGAAATGGTAGCTAACAGTGCCAATGTTTCTGAAGATGAAGCAAGAGCTGCACTTGAAGAGTGCAAAGGAGACCTTGCAGAAGCTATCATGAAATTAAACCAATAG
- a CDS encoding Zc3h12a-like ribonuclease, with amino-acid sequence MKVVVDASNVAFHVKNQNGQPQMSNILAAVKALEESEDEFVIIADASLRHDIDDKEKFLKLLESENVEEVPAGNDADHFILEIATSEKAKILSNDKFRDYAAEFRNISSMRIPFIIDNGRLTFGKPNKPKKDKNILQHICDEIIKELNFKKWEIYTGKEGLEISPLNIAKQAIIRIDNENNADSRLENIFSKIPMFNKIVEMVDDVEIAAPYVIFVLVHPKDYKLAVKNAGNISVTVADRLGLEKKPLIAVRNDLFTRPGNFELNILLADEVTENAPYNILVRVSSHDEVFIKRNSRNIASTIAGRLGSWKFPFVSVKPDMILEKPGDFEIELEKGDAFDD; translated from the coding sequence ATGAAAGTTGTAGTTGATGCTTCAAATGTAGCTTTTCACGTTAAAAATCAAAATGGTCAACCTCAAATGAGTAATATTCTTGCTGCTGTTAAAGCACTTGAGGAAAGTGAGGATGAATTTGTAATTATTGCCGATGCATCACTTCGTCATGATATTGATGATAAGGAAAAATTCTTGAAACTGCTGGAAAGTGAAAATGTGGAGGAAGTTCCTGCAGGTAATGATGCTGATCATTTTATTTTAGAAATTGCTACAAGTGAAAAAGCAAAAATATTATCTAACGATAAATTCAGAGATTATGCTGCTGAATTCAGAAATATCTCTTCAATGAGAATTCCATTCATTATTGATAATGGCAGACTTACCTTTGGTAAGCCAAACAAACCTAAAAAAGATAAAAACATTCTTCAACATATCTGTGATGAGATTATCAAGGAACTGAACTTTAAAAAATGGGAAATCTACACTGGTAAGGAAGGACTCGAGATTTCTCCATTGAACATTGCTAAACAGGCTATCATTCGTATTGACAATGAAAACAATGCGGATTCCAGGCTTGAAAATATCTTTTCAAAAATACCAATGTTCAACAAAATCGTTGAGATGGTTGATGATGTTGAAATCGCAGCACCATATGTGATTTTTGTACTGGTGCATCCTAAAGATTATAAGTTAGCTGTTAAAAACGCAGGTAATATATCTGTTACTGTAGCAGACAGGTTAGGCCTTGAGAAAAAGCCATTGATTGCAGTTCGTAACGATTTATTTACAAGACCAGGTAATTTTGAATTAAATATTCTGCTAGCTGATGAAGTAACCGAAAACGCACCATATAACATATTAGTGCGCGTCAGTTCTCATGATGAAGTGTTCATAAAAAGAAACTCCAGAAATATTGCAAGTACAATAGCCGGAAGACTGGGATCCTGGAAATTCCCATTTGTATCTGTCAAACCTGATATGATTTTGGAAAAACCTGGTGATTTCGAAATAGAACTTGAGAAAGGAGATGCATTCGATGACTAG